One genomic window of Niveibacterium sp. SC-1 includes the following:
- a CDS encoding CDP-6-deoxy-delta-3,4-glucoseen reductase has protein sequence MPFKLTINPGPHLCEADAQQSVLQSALDAGFMLPYGCRDGACGSCKGRVLEGRVDHGRASENTLSLAERAEGLALFCCAKPLTDLAIQVREVRRTTDIPIKKLPCRVQALERPAPDVMVLTLKLPANDQFRFLAGQYIDFLLAGGKRRSFSIANAPEHSGEMELHIRLVPGGQFTEHVFNTLKERDILRFEGPLGSFFLREDAKPVVMVAGGTGFAPMKGIIEHLIAEGAQRPVTLYWGARDRQGLYMHDLAQQWTEQLPGFKFVPVISDSTDDWNGRTGLVHKAALEDFPDMSGVQAYVCGAPPMVDAARVDFAAAGLPEAEFFADSFSFSADAVS, from the coding sequence ATGCCTTTCAAGCTCACGATCAATCCCGGTCCGCACCTGTGCGAGGCCGACGCCCAGCAGTCCGTCCTTCAATCGGCCCTCGATGCGGGCTTCATGCTGCCCTACGGTTGCCGCGATGGCGCCTGCGGCTCCTGCAAGGGCCGCGTCCTCGAAGGGCGGGTCGACCATGGTCGCGCCTCCGAGAACACGCTCTCGCTCGCCGAACGCGCCGAGGGCCTCGCGCTCTTCTGCTGCGCCAAGCCGCTCACCGACCTCGCAATCCAGGTGCGCGAGGTGCGCCGCACCACCGACATCCCGATCAAGAAGCTGCCCTGCCGCGTGCAGGCGTTGGAGCGCCCCGCGCCGGACGTGATGGTGCTGACGCTCAAGCTGCCCGCCAACGACCAGTTCCGTTTCCTCGCGGGCCAGTACATCGATTTCCTGCTCGCCGGCGGCAAACGCCGCAGTTTCTCCATTGCCAACGCACCGGAGCACAGCGGCGAGATGGAACTGCATATCCGTCTCGTGCCCGGCGGCCAGTTCACCGAGCATGTGTTCAACACGCTCAAGGAGCGCGACATCCTGCGCTTCGAGGGCCCGCTGGGCAGCTTCTTCCTGCGCGAAGACGCCAAGCCGGTAGTGATGGTGGCCGGCGGCACCGGCTTTGCGCCGATGAAGGGCATCATTGAACATCTGATCGCCGAGGGCGCGCAGCGCCCGGTCACGCTCTACTGGGGCGCGCGCGATCGTCAGGGGCTCTACATGCATGACCTCGCGCAGCAATGGACCGAGCAGTTGCCCGGCTTCAAGTTCGTGCCGGTGATTTCCGATAGCACGGATGACTGGAACGGTCGTACCGGCCTGGTGCACAAGGCGGCGCTGGAGGACTTCCCCGACATGTCGGGCGTGCAAGCCTATGTCTGCGGCGCGCCGCCGATGGTCGACGCCGCGCGGGTCGATTTCGCCGCGGCCGGTCTTCCCGAGGCCGAGTTCTTCGCCGATTCCTTCAGCTTCTCCGCCGACGCGGTTTCCTGA
- a CDS encoding HDOD domain-containing protein, producing MSSPAAVLITREPVINKQRAITANRLVLHAPTVPAAVATLNGLADSWPASHPVFVSLGRLVPTAELMDWQMPSNAMVEIPAPALAYEQTRNLILQLQAAGIQMCVSWYSENAQIPPGAEFRFALADGNKLPQPRNLPGIAIATGLPDLPAFVRAVQGGYDGASGWFFLQGVPAAKEIAPSHAQIVRLLNLVRNEAEVREIEAALKQDVALSYKLLRYINSPAFGLMVEVQSFRHAVTILGMDKLNKWLSLLLVSASKDPNAPAIMQAAIARGRFMELIGAPFVEKGQVDNLFITGAFSLIHVLLGTTPEAVLSEMTLPEPITDALLRGEGLYKPFLDLAIASERLDPAALQEHVAKLRLRADTVSQALVASVAFADSLQFG from the coding sequence ATGAGCAGCCCTGCCGCCGTCCTGATCACCCGCGAACCCGTCATCAACAAGCAGCGTGCCATTACCGCCAACCGCCTGGTGCTGCATGCGCCGACGGTGCCCGCCGCGGTGGCGACGCTCAACGGACTGGCGGACAGCTGGCCGGCCTCGCATCCGGTCTTCGTGAGCCTGGGCCGCCTGGTGCCGACCGCCGAACTGATGGACTGGCAGATGCCGTCCAACGCGATGGTGGAGATTCCGGCGCCGGCCCTGGCCTACGAGCAGACGCGCAACCTGATCCTGCAGCTGCAGGCCGCCGGCATCCAGATGTGTGTGTCCTGGTATTCGGAGAACGCGCAGATCCCGCCGGGCGCCGAGTTCCGCTTCGCGCTGGCTGACGGCAACAAGCTGCCGCAGCCGCGCAACCTGCCCGGCATCGCGATCGCGACCGGCCTGCCCGACCTGCCAGCCTTCGTCCGCGCGGTACAGGGCGGCTACGACGGCGCCTCCGGCTGGTTCTTCCTGCAAGGCGTGCCGGCGGCCAAGGAGATCGCGCCCTCGCATGCGCAGATCGTGCGGCTGCTCAACCTCGTGCGCAACGAAGCCGAGGTGCGCGAGATCGAAGCCGCGCTCAAGCAGGATGTGGCGCTCTCCTACAAGCTGCTCCGCTACATCAACTCGCCGGCCTTCGGCCTCATGGTGGAAGTGCAGTCCTTCCGCCATGCGGTGACCATCCTCGGCATGGACAAGCTCAACAAGTGGCTCTCGCTGCTGCTGGTGTCGGCAAGCAAGGACCCCAACGCGCCGGCGATCATGCAGGCTGCCATCGCGCGGGGCCGCTTCATGGAACTGATCGGCGCGCCTTTCGTCGAAAAGGGGCAGGTCGACAATCTGTTCATCACCGGTGCCTTCTCGCTGATCCATGTGTTGCTGGGCACGACGCCCGAAGCGGTGCTCAGCGAGATGACCCTGCCCGAACCGATTACCGATGCCCTGCTGCGGGGCGAGGGTCTGTACAAACCTTTCCTGGATCTCGCGATCGCCAGCGAAAGACTGGACCCGGCCGCCCTGCAGGAACATGTAGCCAAGCTGCGCCTGCGAGCCGATACGGTGAGTCAGGCCCTGGTCGCTTCGGTGGCCTTCGCCGACAGCCTGCAGTTCGGCTGA
- a CDS encoding DUF2059 domain-containing protein, with the protein MKTGRSLCYLSLALLLLFAAEAAGADENSHQRAVDELISAVGVRTQVDAMNLRLRSQLVQSFASSIEHIPELQALPPLRRYAIAQEMALRVSPILDRHLSWQVLREGVLENYRGTFSENEALALSEFYRSPLGMKILAATPELARKLNETTLQHAEEAKPEIDEAVTAYFVELQQQLQSESQAH; encoded by the coding sequence ATGAAGACGGGCCGGTCTCTGTGCTATCTCTCGCTTGCGCTTCTGCTGCTGTTTGCCGCGGAAGCCGCAGGCGCGGACGAAAACTCGCATCAACGCGCGGTCGACGAGCTGATCAGCGCCGTGGGCGTGCGCACCCAGGTCGATGCGATGAACCTGCGCCTGCGTTCGCAGCTGGTGCAGTCCTTCGCGTCATCCATCGAACACATCCCCGAACTGCAGGCGCTGCCGCCCCTGCGTCGCTACGCGATCGCCCAGGAGATGGCGCTGCGCGTCAGTCCCATCCTCGACCGACATCTGTCCTGGCAGGTCCTGCGCGAAGGCGTGCTGGAGAACTACCGGGGCACCTTCTCGGAGAACGAGGCGCTCGCGCTCAGCGAGTTCTACCGTTCTCCGCTGGGCATGAAGATCCTGGCGGCCACGCCGGAGCTCGCGCGCAAGCTCAACGAGACGACCCTGCAGCACGCGGAAGAGGCGAAACCTGAGATCGACGAAGCGGTGACCGCCTATTTCGTTGAGTTGCAACAGCAGCTGCAATCCGAATCGCAGGCACACTGA
- a CDS encoding zinc ribbon domain-containing protein: protein MDRLCPTHQTPLTSRGRLWHCEQCEADYRERGLCADCGSELEHMAACGASNWWCPRCNELKSSKTVKLDMVKA, encoded by the coding sequence ATGGACCGACTGTGCCCGACTCACCAGACGCCGCTCACGTCGCGCGGACGTCTCTGGCATTGCGAGCAATGCGAAGCGGATTACCGCGAACGCGGGCTGTGCGCGGACTGCGGCAGCGAGCTGGAGCACATGGCTGCCTGCGGTGCGAGCAACTGGTGGTGCCCGCGCTGCAACGAGCTGAAGTCCAGCAAGACCGTCAAGCTCGACATGGTCAAAGCGTAG
- a CDS encoding TonB-dependent receptor, whose protein sequence is MQDKAASRRRPGLRRSLIASAIGALPWISTAPLAAEPEAALPEVVVSGTREGEYRATQSSAGALGERSLQDTPFSVGVVTKEWIQNTQATQLSDIFKADPSVATANNAYNGEASLITVRGMQVDLLNGTKYDGLSVANWGSDIPLEHFEQVELLKGLGGFMYGFAQPGGTVNYVLKRPTAEPLLNASVGYSSQATVLANLDAGGRFGDRQQFGYRTDIAYEGGDTYVEDGGHIERGSAHAAFDWRITPDLVWSIDGLWQNRRTDVAYYGVLLGQVYGVGQADIPDSIDGSRRLASPHTYYETQYLIGGTSLNWAFANDWNFSLAYRQSQQDRINYDSAILLLDNQGTYMEMQWAGPQRYETRTAQAMVEGKLRTGEIEHQLVGGISYDQLKQKYAGFSDPQGSAVLGIGNLDDLGEFTDPHLQPDDSLPLYDKTEQTALFLSDTLKFNPQWSAILGLRYTRYDQKVVYNDGPRYTESPLTPTLAVIYKPVQSLSLYGSYVEGLEKGGSAPQGSNNYGETYGPLRSRQIEVGAKLEQRDYSASAALFRVERGYEYTNASGYFVQDGKKIYQGLELNANARVARDWNLIGGLLFLDPHAAEAEPDVDGKRLPGAARFIGTAYAEYAVPGVQGLVLSGGGRYVSKRAFEANNEHFVDAYYTLDIGARYTTRLAGKQTVLRLNIDNLTNQKYWSPSWDGFILTQGAPLTVKANATMSF, encoded by the coding sequence ATGCAAGACAAAGCCGCATCCCGTCGTCGCCCAGGCCTGCGTCGGAGCCTGATCGCCAGCGCCATTGGTGCCCTGCCCTGGATATCCACCGCGCCGCTCGCCGCCGAGCCGGAAGCCGCCCTGCCCGAGGTGGTGGTGAGCGGTACCCGCGAAGGCGAGTACCGCGCAACGCAGAGCAGCGCCGGCGCCCTGGGCGAGCGCAGCCTGCAGGACACGCCCTTCTCCGTCGGCGTCGTCACCAAGGAATGGATCCAGAACACCCAGGCCACGCAGCTCTCCGACATCTTCAAGGCCGACCCGAGCGTGGCCACCGCCAACAACGCCTACAACGGCGAGGCTTCGCTTATCACCGTGCGCGGCATGCAGGTCGATCTGCTCAATGGCACGAAATACGACGGCCTCTCGGTCGCCAACTGGGGGAGCGACATCCCGCTGGAGCACTTCGAGCAGGTCGAGCTGCTCAAGGGGCTGGGCGGCTTCATGTACGGCTTTGCCCAACCCGGCGGCACGGTGAACTACGTGCTCAAGCGCCCGACCGCCGAGCCCCTGCTCAACGCCAGCGTGGGCTACAGCTCGCAAGCAACCGTGTTGGCCAACCTCGACGCCGGTGGCCGCTTCGGTGATCGCCAGCAGTTCGGCTATCGCACCGACATCGCCTACGAAGGTGGCGACACCTATGTAGAGGACGGCGGCCACATCGAACGCGGCTCGGCGCATGCGGCCTTCGACTGGCGCATCACGCCGGACCTGGTCTGGTCGATCGACGGCCTGTGGCAGAACCGCAGGACCGACGTCGCCTACTACGGCGTCCTGCTCGGCCAGGTCTATGGCGTCGGCCAGGCCGACATTCCCGATTCGATCGACGGCTCCAGGCGACTCGCCTCCCCTCATACCTACTACGAGACCCAGTACCTGATCGGCGGCACCAGCCTGAACTGGGCCTTCGCCAACGACTGGAACTTCTCGCTCGCGTATCGCCAGTCGCAGCAGGACCGCATCAACTATGACAGCGCCATTCTCCTGCTGGACAACCAGGGCACCTACATGGAGATGCAGTGGGCGGGCCCGCAGCGCTACGAGACCCGCACCGCGCAGGCGATGGTCGAGGGCAAACTCAGGACTGGCGAGATCGAGCATCAGCTCGTCGGCGGCATCAGCTATGACCAGCTCAAGCAGAAGTACGCCGGCTTCAGCGATCCGCAGGGCTCCGCCGTCCTGGGCATCGGCAACCTCGACGACCTGGGCGAATTCACCGACCCGCATCTGCAACCCGATGACAGCCTGCCGCTCTACGACAAGACCGAGCAGACCGCGCTCTTCCTCTCCGACACACTGAAGTTCAATCCGCAGTGGTCGGCGATCCTGGGCCTGCGTTACACCCGCTACGACCAGAAGGTGGTCTACAACGACGGCCCCCGCTACACCGAGAGTCCGCTCACCCCCACCCTGGCGGTGATCTACAAGCCGGTGCAGAGCCTCTCGCTCTACGGCAGCTATGTGGAAGGTCTCGAAAAAGGTGGTTCCGCGCCGCAGGGCTCGAACAACTACGGCGAGACCTACGGCCCGCTGCGCAGCCGCCAGATCGAGGTCGGCGCCAAGCTCGAACAGCGCGACTACAGTGCCTCGGCCGCGCTCTTCCGCGTGGAGCGCGGCTATGAATACACCAACGCTTCGGGCTACTTCGTGCAGGACGGCAAGAAGATCTACCAGGGCCTGGAACTCAATGCCAACGCCCGCGTGGCGCGCGACTGGAACCTGATCGGCGGCCTGCTCTTCCTCGATCCGCATGCCGCCGAAGCCGAGCCCGACGTCGACGGCAAGCGCCTGCCCGGCGCCGCACGCTTCATCGGCACGGCCTATGCCGAATACGCGGTGCCCGGCGTGCAAGGCCTGGTGCTCAGCGGTGGCGGTCGCTATGTGAGCAAGCGCGCCTTCGAAGCCAACAACGAACACTTCGTCGACGCCTACTACACCCTGGACATCGGCGCGCGCTACACCACGCGGCTCGCCGGCAAACAGACCGTGCTGCGCCTGAACATCGACAACCTCACCAACCAGAAGTACTGGAGCCCGAGCTGGGACGGCTTCATCCTCACACAGGGCGCGCCGCTCACGGTGAAGGCGAACGCGACGATGTCCTTCTGA
- a CDS encoding FeoA family protein: MRLSELPRHETAVISAVEDARDGDHIAGRLRDLGFVPGEPVRVLAAGPIGADPLLVQIGFTRFALRRAEAARVIVAPSA, from the coding sequence ATGCGCCTCTCCGAACTGCCCCGCCACGAAACGGCCGTGATCAGTGCCGTCGAAGACGCGCGCGACGGCGACCACATCGCCGGCCGTCTGCGCGACCTGGGTTTCGTGCCGGGTGAGCCGGTGCGCGTGCTGGCTGCCGGCCCCATCGGCGCCGACCCGCTGCTGGTGCAGATCGGCTTCACCCGCTTTGCCCTGCGCCGCGCCGAAGCGGCGCGCGTGATCGTTGCTCCTTCCGCCTGA
- a CDS encoding ferrous iron transporter B, producing MSAAIEVPAAAASTDALRIALVGNPNCGKTALFNLLTGSRQKVANYAGVTVERKQGRLTTPSGRDVLVLDLPGAYSLTPASPDEAITRDVCLGTAAGETAPDLIVCVLDATNLRLHLRFALEVARLGRPMLVALNMSDAAARRGIVIDKAKLQVALGVPVVDTIAVRRGGADALLKLLDAHGQTAPALPLATDADLHAEVNRLLNAAVTMPRRTDARDDLIDRWVLHPVAGLAILAAVLFLIFQAVFAWAAPFQDGIDAGVAFIAGHLGAALPDGLLKSLLVDGIVAGLGGVIVFLPQILFLFLFILALEESGYLPRAAFLLDRLMVGAGLTGRSFIPLLSSFACAIPGIMATRSIQDPRDRLTTILVAPLMTCSARLPVYALLISAFVPQRDVWLFNLQGLVLFALYLAGIVGALLVSWVMKRFSRDKAEQSLLLELPSYRMPRVRDLAIGLWERATIFLRRVGGIILALTVLLWFLSTFPAPPEGATGPAIDYSFAGRIGQAMEVVFAPIGFNWQICIALIPGLAAREVAVSALATVYALSATSEAAADQLGGLIAQQWSLATALSMLAWYVFAPQCVATLAVIRRETNSVRTMVVATAYLFALAYLAAFLTYRITLALS from the coding sequence ATGTCCGCTGCGATCGAAGTTCCTGCTGCCGCTGCCTCCACTGATGCGCTGCGTATCGCGCTGGTCGGTAATCCCAACTGCGGCAAGACGGCGCTCTTCAACCTGCTCACCGGTAGCCGCCAGAAGGTCGCGAACTACGCCGGCGTAACGGTCGAGCGCAAGCAGGGCCGACTCACCACGCCCAGCGGCCGCGATGTGCTGGTGCTCGACCTGCCTGGTGCTTACAGCCTCACGCCGGCGAGCCCCGACGAGGCGATCACCCGCGACGTGTGCCTCGGTACTGCGGCGGGCGAGACGGCGCCGGACCTGATCGTCTGCGTGCTGGACGCGACCAACCTGCGCCTGCACCTGCGCTTTGCGCTCGAAGTCGCGCGGCTTGGCCGCCCGATGCTGGTGGCGCTGAACATGAGTGACGCTGCCGCACGCCGCGGCATCGTGATCGACAAGGCCAAGCTCCAGGTCGCACTGGGCGTGCCGGTGGTCGACACCATCGCGGTCCGCCGTGGCGGGGCCGATGCGCTGCTCAAGCTGCTGGATGCGCACGGCCAGACGGCGCCCGCGTTGCCGCTGGCGACCGACGCCGACCTGCATGCCGAGGTCAATCGCCTGCTCAATGCCGCGGTGACCATGCCGCGTCGCACCGACGCGCGCGACGACCTGATCGACCGCTGGGTGCTGCATCCGGTGGCGGGCCTTGCGATCCTCGCGGCGGTGCTGTTCCTGATCTTCCAGGCCGTGTTCGCCTGGGCCGCGCCGTTCCAGGATGGCATCGATGCGGGTGTCGCTTTCATCGCCGGACATCTGGGCGCCGCACTGCCCGATGGCCTGCTCAAGAGCCTGCTGGTGGATGGCATCGTCGCCGGCCTGGGTGGCGTGATCGTCTTCCTGCCGCAGATTCTCTTCCTCTTCCTCTTCATCCTTGCCCTGGAAGAGTCGGGCTATCTGCCGCGCGCCGCCTTCCTGCTCGATCGCCTGATGGTCGGTGCGGGCCTCACCGGGCGTTCCTTCATCCCGCTGCTGTCGAGCTTCGCCTGTGCCATTCCCGGCATCATGGCCACCCGCAGCATCCAGGATCCGCGCGACCGGCTCACCACCATCCTGGTCGCGCCGCTGATGACCTGCTCGGCCCGCCTGCCGGTCTACGCGCTGCTGATCAGCGCCTTCGTGCCGCAGCGCGATGTGTGGCTGTTCAACCTGCAAGGTTTGGTGCTGTTCGCGCTCTACCTGGCCGGCATCGTCGGCGCGCTGCTGGTGTCCTGGGTGATGAAGCGCTTCTCGCGTGACAAGGCGGAGCAGTCGCTGTTGCTGGAGTTGCCGTCCTACCGCATGCCGCGGGTGCGCGACCTGGCGATCGGCCTGTGGGAGCGCGCCACGATCTTCCTGCGCCGCGTGGGTGGCATCATCCTCGCGCTGACGGTCCTGCTCTGGTTCCTGTCGACCTTCCCTGCACCGCCAGAAGGCGCGACTGGTCCTGCAATCGACTACAGCTTCGCCGGCCGCATCGGCCAGGCGATGGAAGTCGTCTTCGCGCCCATCGGCTTCAACTGGCAGATCTGCATCGCGTTGATTCCCGGCCTCGCCGCGCGCGAGGTGGCGGTGAGCGCGCTGGCCACCGTGTATGCGCTGTCGGCCACCAGCGAAGCCGCCGCCGACCAGTTGGGCGGCCTGATCGCCCAGCAGTGGTCGCTTGCGACCGCGCTCTCGATGCTGGCCTGGTACGTGTTCGCGCCGCAGTGCGTCGCCACGCTGGCCGTGATCCGGCGCGAGACCAACTCGGTCCGCACCATGGTTGTCGCCACGGCGTACCTGTTTGCGCTGGCCTACCTCGCGGCCTTCCTCACCTACCGGATCACGCTGGCACTCTCATGA
- a CDS encoding DUF6587 family protein: MNLYAVLEPMLIGLAMLGALFFMFGRIAPQLRRRLLAPLTSRLSRGSDWQRKLAQGMEPGAGCGSGCSTCGSCGSSKTVAPVHQPVNVVRHH; this comes from the coding sequence ATGAACCTCTATGCTGTTCTGGAGCCCATGCTGATCGGGCTCGCGATGCTCGGAGCCCTGTTCTTCATGTTCGGTCGGATCGCGCCGCAGCTGCGCCGCCGCCTGCTAGCCCCGCTGACATCCCGTTTGTCTCGCGGCAGCGATTGGCAGCGCAAGCTCGCGCAAGGCATGGAGCCGGGCGCGGGCTGCGGCAGCGGCTGCAGCACCTGCGGTTCCTGCGGTTCGAGCAAGACGGTGGCGCCGGTGCATCAGCCGGTGAACGTGGTGAGGCACCACTGA
- a CDS encoding c-type cytochrome, giving the protein MKRILILTALSAMGVLASGAAAANADLAKSKLCLNCHAIDKKVVGPAFKDVAAKYKGDAGAAARLAAKVQKGGAGVWGNVPMPPNPAVTEAEAKQLVDWVLGIK; this is encoded by the coding sequence ATGAAGCGAATCCTGATCCTGACTGCTCTGAGTGCCATGGGCGTGCTCGCCTCCGGCGCCGCTGCAGCCAATGCGGACCTCGCAAAGAGCAAGCTCTGCCTGAACTGCCACGCGATCGACAAGAAGGTCGTTGGCCCCGCCTTCAAGGATGTCGCCGCCAAGTACAAGGGCGATGCCGGCGCAGCCGCGAGGCTCGCCGCCAAGGTCCAGAAAGGTGGCGCGGGCGTCTGGGGCAATGTGCCGATGCCGCCCAACCCGGCGGTGACGGAGGCCGAGGCCAAGCAGCTGGTCGACTGGGTGCTCGGCATCAAGTAA